A region of Prosthecobacter fusiformis DNA encodes the following proteins:
- a CDS encoding UDP-N-acetylglucosamine diphosphorylase — MHAPADFLDLNHTQHSILFPANEPVWAALTKIVSYLDFRLQREMRCSIPQGAFIGEDVFIDEGTTIEPGAVIKGPAWIGKNCMIRAGCYIRENVIVGNACVLGNSCEFKNCVIFDHCEVPHYNYVGDSVLGYKAHLGAGVVLSNVRLDRGEVTIADSKKPISTGLRKFGAIIGDHAEIGCNSVINPGSLIGRRSIIYPLSSFSGILPNDSILKTRQQQVIVKRTV; from the coding sequence ATGCACGCTCCCGCAGATTTTCTCGATCTCAACCACACCCAGCACAGCATCCTCTTCCCGGCCAATGAACCGGTGTGGGCCGCCCTGACCAAAATCGTCTCTTACCTGGACTTCCGCCTCCAGCGGGAAATGCGCTGCAGCATCCCCCAGGGCGCATTCATTGGCGAGGATGTATTCATTGATGAAGGCACCACCATCGAGCCCGGCGCCGTCATCAAAGGCCCCGCCTGGATTGGTAAAAACTGCATGATCCGCGCCGGATGTTACATCCGGGAAAACGTCATCGTCGGCAATGCCTGCGTCCTCGGAAACTCCTGCGAATTCAAAAACTGCGTCATTTTCGACCACTGCGAAGTCCCCCATTATAACTACGTAGGCGATTCCGTGCTCGGATACAAAGCCCATCTCGGTGCCGGCGTCGTCCTTTCCAATGTCCGCCTGGATCGCGGGGAAGTCACCATTGCAGATTCCAAAAAGCCCATCTCCACCGGCTTGCGGAAATTTGGAGCCATCATTGGCGACCATGCTGAGATTGGCTGCAACAGCGTCATCAATCCCGGCTCCCTGATCGGCCGTCGCAGCATCATCTATCCCCTCAGCAGCTTCAGCGGCATTCTGCCCAACGACAGCATCCTCAAGACCCGACAGCAGCAGGTCATCGTCAAACGCACTGTTTAG